From a single Okeanomitos corallinicola TIOX110 genomic region:
- the purL gene encoding phosphoribosylformylglycinamidine synthase subunit PurL, with translation MTTESPFSPQEIASEGIKPEEYTEIVRRLGRHPNKAELGMFGVMWSEHCCYKNSRPLLKQFPTTGPRILVGPGENAGVVDIGNGLQLAFKIESHNHPSAVEPFQGAATGVGGILRDIFTMGARPIALLNSLRFGNLDDPKTQRLFNGVVAGISHYGNCVGVPTVGGEVYFDKAYSGNPLVNVMALGLMETPEIVKSGASGIGNPVLYVGSTTGRDGMGGASFASAELTDESMDNRPAVQVGDPFLEKSLIEACLEAFKTGAVVAAQDMGAAGITCSTSEMAAKGGVGVEFDLDKIPAREYGMIPYEYLLSESQERMLFVAQKGREQELIDIFHRWGLQAVVAGTVIAEPIVRILFQGEIAAEIPADALAENTPLYERELLAEPPEYAKTAWEWTSANLPNCNITGIEVNNKLQTWQDILLNLLGTPTIASKSWVYRQYDHQVQNNTVLLPGGADAAVVRLRPLNSAPVTSHNSGVAATVDCNSRYVYLDPYEGAKAVVAEAARNLSCVGAEPLAVTDNLNFGSPEKPIGYWQLASACRGLSEGCGEFSTPVTGGNVSLYNETFDAQGNPQPIYPTPVVGMVGLIEDLDKICGQGWKNEGDVIYLLGLPVKSKVELGASEYLATIHNTIAGRPPRVDFDLERNVQKVCREGIRSGWVRSAHDPAEGGLMVALAECCLSGKLGADINLGISANYDSRWDEVLFGEGGARILVSVNAENQEIWESCLQENLGENWQKLGIVANLETGLTVSTTDNQAVIKVSIADMSNVYDQAIAQRLALYTNT, from the coding sequence ATGACCACCGAAAGTCCCTTTTCACCCCAAGAAATCGCCTCAGAAGGCATTAAACCAGAAGAATATACCGAAATTGTCCGCCGCTTAGGTCGTCACCCCAACAAAGCCGAACTAGGTATGTTTGGCGTAATGTGGTCTGAACATTGTTGCTATAAAAATTCCCGTCCCCTCCTCAAACAGTTTCCCACCACAGGCCCCCGCATCTTAGTAGGACCCGGTGAAAATGCTGGCGTTGTGGATATCGGCAATGGACTACAACTAGCGTTTAAAATCGAATCCCATAACCACCCCTCCGCTGTTGAACCCTTCCAAGGTGCGGCAACCGGTGTGGGAGGTATATTAAGAGATATATTTACAATGGGTGCGCGTCCCATCGCTTTATTAAATTCTCTCCGCTTTGGTAATTTAGATGACCCCAAAACCCAAAGATTATTTAACGGCGTTGTAGCCGGAATTTCCCATTATGGTAACTGTGTCGGTGTTCCCACGGTAGGTGGAGAAGTCTATTTTGACAAAGCCTATTCAGGAAATCCCTTGGTTAATGTCATGGCACTGGGATTAATGGAAACACCAGAAATAGTCAAATCCGGTGCTTCAGGAATTGGCAACCCGGTTTTATATGTAGGTTCAACCACCGGACGGGATGGTATGGGTGGTGCGAGTTTTGCCAGTGCAGAATTAACCGATGAGTCAATGGATAACCGTCCTGCGGTGCAAGTAGGCGACCCATTTTTAGAGAAGTCTTTAATTGAAGCCTGTTTAGAAGCATTTAAAACCGGGGCTGTAGTTGCGGCTCAAGATATGGGTGCAGCAGGTATAACTTGTTCTACTTCGGAAATGGCCGCCAAGGGTGGTGTAGGTGTTGAATTTGACTTAGATAAAATTCCGGCTCGTGAGTACGGAATGATTCCTTATGAATATTTGCTTTCCGAATCCCAGGAAAGAATGCTGTTTGTGGCCCAAAAAGGACGAGAACAGGAATTAATTGATATTTTCCACCGTTGGGGACTACAAGCGGTAGTTGCAGGGACTGTGATTGCAGAACCCATTGTCAGAATTTTGTTTCAGGGTGAAATTGCCGCCGAAATTCCCGCTGATGCTTTGGCAGAAAATACACCTTTGTATGAACGGGAACTATTAGCAGAACCTCCTGAATATGCAAAAACAGCTTGGGAATGGACATCTGCAAATTTGCCTAACTGTAATATTACGGGAATTGAAGTTAATAATAAGTTGCAAACTTGGCAAGATATTTTATTAAATTTGCTCGGTACTCCTACCATTGCTTCTAAAAGTTGGGTGTATCGCCAATATGACCATCAAGTACAGAATAATACTGTCTTGTTACCCGGTGGAGCAGATGCGGCGGTAGTTCGTTTACGTCCTTTAAATTCTGCCCCAGTTACCAGTCATAACAGCGGTGTTGCAGCTACAGTTGATTGTAATTCTCGTTATGTTTATTTAGATCCCTATGAGGGGGCTAAGGCGGTGGTAGCTGAAGCTGCCCGGAATCTTAGCTGTGTGGGTGCTGAACCCCTGGCAGTGACGGATAACCTCAATTTTGGTAGTCCAGAAAAACCCATTGGTTATTGGCAATTAGCCTCTGCTTGTCGGGGTTTGAGTGAAGGATGTGGGGAGTTTTCTACACCTGTAACTGGTGGTAATGTTTCTTTGTATAATGAAACTTTTGATGCTCAGGGAAATCCTCAGCCTATTTATCCGACTCCGGTGGTGGGAATGGTTGGTTTAATTGAGGATTTGGATAAAATCTGTGGTCAGGGTTGGAAAAATGAAGGTGATGTAATTTACCTGTTGGGTTTACCTGTAAAATCTAAAGTTGAATTAGGTGCTTCTGAATATTTAGCAACGATTCACAATACAATTGCTGGTAGACCACCAAGAGTTGATTTTGATTTGGAACGGAATGTACAAAAGGTTTGTCGTGAGGGTATTCGTTCTGGATGGGTGCGTTCAGCACATGATCCGGCTGAGGGTGGTTTAATGGTAGCTTTGGCAGAATGTTGTTTAAGTGGTAAGTTGGGGGCAGATATCAATTTAGGCATCTCTGCAAATTATGATTCTCGCTGGGATGAAGTGCTGTTTGGTGAAGGTGGTGCGAGAATTTTAGTTTCTGTAAATGCGGAAAATCAGGAAATTTGGGAATCCTGTTTACAGGAAAATTTAGGAGAAAATTGGCAAAAATTAGGCATAGTTGCTAACTTAGAAACAGGATTAACAGTTTCTACTACCGATAACCAAGCAGTCATTAAAGTCAGCATTGCCGATATGAGTAACGTCTACGATCAGGCGATCGCTCAACGTCTCGCTCTTTATACCAATACATAG